One region of Tumebacillus amylolyticus genomic DNA includes:
- a CDS encoding non-ribosomal peptide synthetase/type I polyketide synthase, protein MNTGILGKKTEVSPVVAALSRGQRAMWFLWNMNRSGAEYGLPMAWTVPSTLDITALQGAMQDLVARHPIMRTTYAVRQGEPVQVIHPEGEAHLQLVDASGWDTEQLHSHLIEETHAPFDLEKGPVFRAHLFSRSHNEHVLLLNSHHIASDTWTLIVLMEELGMLYRSRVAGLSPDLPPTGLSYTDYVLWQDQMLADSRGAEHWDYWQSLLAAPPVLDLPTDRPRPLVQTHNGAGYPFELSREVTTELRKLAKSEDVTFYTVLLATFYVLLYRYTGQEDLVVGSPRFGRPPVGYERTLGYFASPCALRTQVDGEMSYSRFLTQVRKVLVGAKEHQDFPFPLLVERLGLQRDLSRSPVFQVAFTYQKSHLAHMQGVAAARMGFGGAQIDLSGLQLESYPLEQHSVKFDLDFVVEEVDGSLRAVCWYNTDLWNGETIGYLVDHYQGLLVGAAQNPHERLDRLPMLTTRELEAYSAWNATEAPFSERCAHHLFEERAARTPHAPALRFGGREISYDELNRRANRLAHHLRRLGLKKGQLVGLSMERRPELVIGVLAILKAGGAYLPLDPTYPQDRLTYMVEDAEVRLLLTQESLRGQLPAEGVQQVFVDGDSAALEQEPTDNLESWSTPDDLAYVIYTSGSTGRPKGVLLEHRGLSNLVLAQIEAFEIDSDSRVLQFASFSFDASVSEIFTTLCAGATLCLAPKSDVIPGSALVATLNENAVTVVTLPPTVLALLQPADVPTLKTVVTAGEACSLELAKRWAEGRRFVNAYGPTEATVGATFAHLHPDTDRVTIGRPIANAKVYILDTFGQPTALGVAGEMYIAGVGLARGYLGRPDLTAERFLPDPFGQPGERMYKTGDLARWLPDGRLEFLGRLDHQVKIRGFRIELGELESVIAEYTGIREALVVARTEKNGDQRLVAYAISHDVTGSSVADVKAYVQSKLPDFMVPSAFIFLEKWPLTPNGKIDRKALPAPTERKAASNTILPQDPLEQQISDIWQDVLGLSAVGIDDNFFEVGGHSLSIVQIEVRIKEDLGLSVPTMDLFRFPTIRSLANHLRTTQNTESKQTTMQKKSTPSPTDTDIAIIGMAGRFPGADNVDEFWNNLVAGVESVRDLSEKQLVAAGVDPTLFQDPRYVKRKGTLDGVEMFDAPFFGFPPREAQMMDPQQRLFLEVGWQALEHAGYSSHSYSGRIGVYGGTGRPGYLLHHLKTNPESAAELFQTTILNEKDFLSTRLAYKLNLRGPALTVQTACSTSLVAVHIACQQLLQGDCDMAMAGGVSIEVPHGTGYLYQEGHILSPDGHCRAFDADARGTVRGSGGAVVVLKRLADAEANGDTVWAVIKGSAINNDGSMKVGYTAPSVDGQADAIEQALQRAGVDPRTIGFVEAHGTGTPLGDPIEVAALTQTYRKYTADQGYCFLGSVKTNVGHLDAAAGVTGLIKAALALHYGVVPPTLHFETPNPKLSLETSPFVVNNQPAKWDRSRTSPRRAAVSSFGIGGTNAHVILEEAPEQTTTSSGRPHHVLMLSAKSERALSAMTANLEQHLREKTDVNLADVAYTLQVGRTHFPHRQAVVCDSRSGAVEALATPSQRQTAVGMPTANSRVVFLFPGQGLQKVNMGRDLYESEPEFRECVDACAELLHPLLGLDLRTVLYPEQQDVEKSAARLAQTAITQPALFVVEYALSRLLMTWGVHPQAMMGHSLGEYVAACLAGVMTLPDALKLVAARGQLVQKLPGGAMLAVESTPEQLHPFLKKGVDLAVVNGPQACVLAGTVEAMEALQNELTEAGLRWQNVRTSHAFHSSMLDPILDEFSAIVSEIDLHEPKIPYVTNVTGTWVTPQEATDPAHWVRHMRQTVLFADGLHPLLQEPGGIVLEVGPGQAFTSVVKRHPKKDNVVLAAPTLATTSDSSDYTTLLMTLGRLWIAGLTPEWENLYAHEARRRVALPVYPFDRHRYWLEARPTSQMHGEWMDEVAATSEAEYEPTQVEYRPDPKVIGPRDEVELELVKVFEEVLGMAPVGVTDSFFDLGGSSLSALSVMIRLEQVFGTSLSNAVLLESPTVEALAQVLRAGGKSSGSSRMVGIRTTGKQAPIFCIHPYGGHTTGYFELIRYLGADQPVYGIQSSGLQGEAVPFTRFEDMATDYIQLIKSKQPVGPYTLVGHSMGGCIAYEMAQQLRQVGEEVALLALLDSRAQNFSVQPLYRNGEYGEMASKGWLSDEAVMLGILLPKLSLDWEQLRGIPTEEHWLHALEAAKKQGLLPLGTGEDQIRNLLAVTRANDEALRTYQPQPYQGDLLLFCGEDGFAKQFGEPELGWGDLVSGRFEAVQVPGNHHSIMTGTNVEAVARHLQKRLREL, encoded by the coding sequence ATGAATACTGGGATTTTAGGCAAAAAAACGGAAGTGAGTCCCGTTGTCGCTGCACTGTCCCGTGGTCAGCGAGCGATGTGGTTTTTATGGAACATGAACCGAAGCGGAGCCGAATACGGCCTGCCGATGGCTTGGACCGTTCCATCGACGCTCGATATCACCGCTTTGCAAGGAGCTATGCAGGATCTGGTTGCTCGACACCCGATCATGCGCACGACGTATGCAGTTCGTCAGGGAGAGCCTGTCCAAGTGATCCACCCTGAGGGCGAAGCACACCTTCAACTCGTGGACGCATCGGGTTGGGACACGGAGCAACTGCATTCCCATTTAATAGAAGAAACACACGCTCCCTTTGATCTTGAAAAAGGGCCTGTTTTCCGCGCTCATCTTTTTTCCCGTTCCCACAACGAACACGTCCTCCTCCTGAACAGCCATCACATCGCGTCGGACACATGGACGCTGATCGTTTTGATGGAGGAGTTGGGGATGCTCTATCGTTCGCGGGTTGCCGGTCTGTCACCCGACCTCCCGCCGACCGGACTTTCCTATACAGACTATGTGCTTTGGCAAGATCAGATGTTGGCAGACAGCCGAGGAGCGGAGCATTGGGACTACTGGCAATCGCTACTCGCCGCTCCGCCTGTCTTGGATTTGCCGACAGACCGTCCAAGACCGCTGGTACAGACTCATAACGGTGCGGGCTATCCCTTTGAGCTAAGCCGAGAAGTCACCACGGAATTGCGCAAACTTGCGAAGTCGGAGGATGTTACTTTTTATACAGTCTTGCTGGCAACGTTTTACGTCTTGCTGTACCGATACACCGGACAGGAGGACCTCGTCGTCGGCTCGCCCCGCTTCGGACGACCGCCTGTCGGGTATGAGCGAACTCTCGGGTACTTCGCGAGTCCGTGTGCTCTGCGTACACAAGTTGACGGCGAGATGTCCTACTCCCGGTTCCTGACTCAAGTCCGAAAAGTCTTAGTCGGGGCCAAGGAGCATCAAGATTTCCCGTTCCCGCTGTTGGTGGAGCGACTGGGGTTGCAGCGCGATCTCAGCCGCTCTCCTGTGTTTCAGGTGGCCTTCACCTACCAAAAATCGCATCTCGCACACATGCAGGGAGTTGCCGCTGCGCGAATGGGGTTTGGCGGGGCACAGATTGATCTATCCGGCCTTCAATTGGAATCGTACCCGTTGGAACAGCACAGCGTGAAGTTTGATCTCGACTTTGTCGTTGAGGAAGTGGACGGTTCCTTGCGCGCGGTTTGTTGGTACAACACAGATCTTTGGAACGGGGAGACGATCGGGTATCTGGTGGATCATTATCAGGGCTTGTTGGTCGGCGCTGCACAGAACCCGCATGAACGTTTGGATCGTCTGCCCATGCTGACAACTCGTGAACTCGAAGCGTACTCGGCGTGGAATGCGACCGAGGCCCCTTTTTCAGAGAGGTGTGCCCATCATCTGTTTGAGGAGCGGGCGGCACGCACTCCGCATGCACCGGCCCTGCGATTCGGGGGACGAGAAATCTCCTACGACGAACTCAATCGCCGTGCCAACCGATTGGCGCACCACTTGCGCCGCCTTGGTTTGAAAAAAGGCCAACTCGTCGGCCTGAGCATGGAGCGTCGACCGGAATTGGTCATCGGCGTCCTCGCCATCTTGAAAGCGGGCGGTGCCTACTTGCCGCTGGACCCGACATATCCCCAAGACCGTTTGACCTACATGGTAGAGGACGCCGAAGTCCGGTTGCTTCTGACTCAAGAGTCTTTGCGCGGACAACTTCCGGCAGAGGGCGTGCAACAAGTCTTCGTGGATGGGGATTCCGCCGCCCTCGAACAGGAGCCGACAGACAACCTCGAATCCTGGTCTACGCCTGACGACCTCGCCTACGTCATCTACACGTCCGGTTCCACAGGCCGTCCGAAGGGTGTGCTGCTTGAACATCGCGGGCTGTCGAATCTCGTGCTGGCACAAATTGAAGCGTTTGAGATTGATTCTGACAGTCGGGTGTTGCAGTTTGCGTCGTTCAGTTTCGACGCGTCTGTTTCTGAAATTTTCACGACGTTGTGCGCGGGCGCAACTCTCTGCTTGGCACCCAAATCGGATGTGATACCGGGTTCTGCGCTGGTCGCGACCCTCAACGAGAACGCCGTTACGGTCGTTACATTGCCCCCCACGGTGTTGGCTCTGTTGCAGCCCGCAGACGTGCCGACTCTGAAAACGGTGGTAACGGCAGGCGAGGCATGCAGTTTGGAATTGGCGAAGCGTTGGGCAGAAGGTCGTCGTTTCGTAAATGCATATGGGCCGACAGAAGCCACGGTCGGTGCGACGTTTGCTCACCTGCACCCGGATACGGATCGCGTGACCATCGGTCGTCCCATCGCAAACGCCAAAGTGTATATTCTCGACACATTCGGGCAACCCACGGCACTGGGTGTCGCAGGGGAGATGTATATCGCCGGGGTAGGTCTTGCCCGCGGCTATCTCGGCCGCCCGGACCTCACCGCAGAACGCTTCCTCCCCGATCCCTTCGGGCAACCGGGGGAGCGCATGTACAAAACGGGCGACTTGGCCCGTTGGCTTCCGGACGGTCGCTTGGAGTTCTTGGGACGTCTCGACCATCAGGTAAAAATTCGCGGGTTCCGCATCGAACTGGGTGAGCTGGAATCGGTCATCGCGGAGTACACAGGCATTCGTGAAGCGCTCGTCGTGGCACGCACGGAGAAAAACGGCGACCAACGTCTGGTCGCCTACGCCATCTCGCACGATGTGACAGGAAGTAGCGTGGCAGACGTAAAAGCCTACGTACAAAGCAAACTGCCTGACTTCATGGTCCCGTCCGCTTTTATCTTCCTAGAAAAATGGCCCCTGACTCCCAATGGCAAGATTGACCGCAAGGCCCTGCCGGCCCCGACGGAGCGCAAGGCTGCGAGCAACACGATCTTGCCGCAAGACCCGCTGGAGCAACAAATTTCCGACATCTGGCAGGACGTTCTCGGACTTAGCGCCGTGGGGATCGACGACAATTTCTTCGAGGTCGGAGGTCATTCTCTCAGCATCGTGCAAATCGAGGTGCGGATAAAAGAAGATCTGGGCCTCTCCGTCCCCACGATGGACCTGTTCCGTTTTCCCACGATCCGTTCGCTTGCCAATCATTTGCGCACCACGCAAAACACGGAAAGCAAACAGACAACGATGCAAAAAAAATCCACACCCAGCCCCACCGACACCGACATCGCCATCATCGGCATGGCAGGCCGTTTTCCGGGCGCCGACAACGTCGATGAATTCTGGAACAACTTGGTCGCAGGTGTAGAGTCCGTTAGAGACTTGTCGGAGAAGCAATTGGTGGCGGCGGGCGTTGACCCAACCCTTTTTCAAGACCCTCGGTATGTGAAGCGCAAGGGCACCTTGGACGGCGTGGAGATGTTCGACGCACCGTTCTTCGGCTTCCCTCCGCGTGAGGCGCAGATGATGGACCCGCAGCAACGCTTGTTCTTGGAAGTGGGCTGGCAGGCGCTTGAGCACGCGGGATACAGCTCGCACTCCTACTCCGGCCGAATCGGCGTCTATGGCGGCACGGGAAGACCGGGCTATCTGCTCCATCATCTCAAGACCAACCCGGAGTCTGCCGCAGAGCTTTTCCAGACGACCATTTTGAATGAAAAAGATTTCCTGTCCACTCGCCTCGCGTACAAACTGAACTTGCGCGGTCCGGCGCTGACGGTGCAAACGGCTTGTTCGACGTCGTTGGTCGCGGTACACATCGCCTGCCAACAACTGCTTCAGGGAGATTGCGACATGGCGATGGCGGGCGGCGTATCCATCGAGGTTCCGCATGGAACGGGGTATCTCTATCAGGAGGGGCACATTTTATCCCCCGATGGTCATTGCCGAGCGTTTGATGCCGATGCTCGCGGCACAGTTCGCGGAAGTGGCGGCGCTGTCGTGGTCTTGAAACGCCTCGCAGATGCAGAAGCCAACGGAGATACAGTCTGGGCTGTGATCAAAGGCTCGGCGATCAACAACGACGGCAGCATGAAAGTGGGCTATACGGCCCCGAGCGTGGACGGGCAAGCTGATGCGATTGAACAGGCGCTTCAACGTGCAGGCGTAGATCCGCGCACGATCGGTTTCGTCGAAGCGCACGGTACGGGCACGCCGCTGGGCGACCCGATTGAAGTGGCGGCCCTCACGCAGACCTATCGAAAGTACACGGCAGATCAGGGCTACTGCTTCCTCGGCTCGGTAAAAACCAACGTCGGGCATCTCGACGCAGCGGCAGGTGTCACAGGCTTGATCAAAGCAGCCCTCGCCCTGCATTACGGCGTCGTTCCGCCCACGCTCCACTTCGAGACGCCCAACCCGAAACTGAGTTTGGAAACCTCCCCGTTTGTCGTGAACAACCAACCGGCGAAGTGGGATCGCTCCCGAACCTCTCCCCGCCGTGCGGCCGTCTCTTCCTTTGGCATTGGCGGGACCAACGCCCACGTCATTTTGGAGGAAGCTCCGGAGCAAACAACCACAAGTTCCGGTCGTCCCCATCACGTGCTGATGCTCTCCGCGAAATCGGAGCGTGCGTTGTCTGCGATGACCGCCAACTTGGAGCAACACTTGCGGGAAAAAACCGATGTGAATCTGGCGGATGTCGCGTACACCCTGCAAGTGGGACGAACTCATTTTCCGCATCGTCAAGCCGTGGTCTGTGACAGCCGTTCCGGGGCGGTGGAAGCTCTGGCGACTCCATCCCAACGCCAAACCGCTGTAGGGATGCCAACCGCCAACTCGCGTGTGGTCTTCCTGTTCCCCGGTCAAGGGTTGCAAAAAGTGAACATGGGACGGGACTTGTACGAATCGGAGCCCGAGTTCCGCGAGTGCGTGGATGCTTGTGCGGAACTTCTGCATCCGTTGCTGGGCCTTGATCTGCGCACGGTGCTCTATCCGGAGCAACAGGACGTCGAGAAGTCTGCGGCACGACTCGCCCAGACCGCCATCACACAACCTGCTCTGTTCGTCGTCGAGTACGCGCTGTCCCGTTTGCTCATGACGTGGGGCGTTCACCCGCAAGCGATGATGGGACACAGCTTGGGGGAGTACGTCGCGGCTTGCTTGGCGGGCGTGATGACCTTGCCCGATGCACTCAAACTGGTCGCCGCTCGCGGGCAATTGGTGCAAAAACTGCCCGGCGGTGCGATGCTTGCCGTCGAGTCCACACCTGAACAACTCCATCCTTTCTTGAAAAAAGGTGTCGATCTTGCGGTGGTCAACGGTCCGCAGGCGTGCGTGCTCGCGGGAACGGTCGAAGCAATGGAAGCTCTGCAAAACGAACTCACAGAGGCGGGCTTGCGTTGGCAAAACGTGCGAACCTCACATGCCTTCCATTCTTCGATGCTCGACCCGATTCTGGACGAGTTCTCGGCTATCGTCAGCGAAATCGATTTGCATGAACCGAAGATTCCCTATGTCACGAACGTCACCGGCACGTGGGTCACTCCGCAAGAAGCGACCGACCCGGCTCATTGGGTTCGGCACATGCGTCAAACGGTGCTTTTTGCAGACGGGCTCCATCCCTTGTTGCAAGAACCGGGAGGCATCGTCTTGGAAGTGGGTCCGGGTCAGGCGTTCACCTCGGTCGTGAAACGTCATCCGAAAAAAGACAACGTGGTCTTGGCCGCCCCGACGCTTGCGACGACTTCGGATTCCTCTGACTACACCACATTGCTCATGACCTTGGGCCGCCTCTGGATCGCGGGACTTACGCCCGAATGGGAGAACCTGTACGCGCATGAAGCTCGGCGGCGTGTGGCGTTGCCCGTATATCCCTTCGACCGCCATCGGTACTGGTTGGAAGCTCGTCCGACTTCTCAGATGCACGGGGAGTGGATGGACGAAGTCGCCGCGACTTCCGAAGCGGAGTACGAGCCGACCCAAGTCGAATACCGCCCCGATCCGAAAGTGATCGGGCCTCGGGACGAGGTGGAGTTGGAACTGGTCAAAGTGTTCGAGGAAGTCTTGGGCATGGCGCCAGTCGGCGTCACCGACAGTTTCTTCGACTTGGGGGGAAGCTCGCTGTCCGCCCTGAGCGTCATGATCCGTCTGGAACAGGTCTTCGGCACCTCGCTCTCCAACGCAGTCTTGCTCGAAAGCCCGACGGTCGAAGCGTTGGCGCAAGTGTTGCGAGCGGGAGGCAAGTCGTCGGGAAGTTCGCGCATGGTGGGAATTCGAACGACGGGCAAGCAAGCGCCGATCTTCTGCATTCATCCCTATGGCGGGCATACGACAGGCTATTTTGAGCTGATCCGTTATCTGGGAGCCGATCAGCCGGTCTACGGCATCCAGTCGAGCGGGTTGCAGGGGGAAGCAGTTCCCTTCACTCGATTTGAAGACATGGCGACCGACTACATTCAATTGATCAAATCGAAGCAGCCGGTCGGTCCCTACACGCTCGTCGGGCACTCGATGGGCGGATGCATTGCGTATGAGATGGCTCAGCAATTGCGGCAAGTGGGAGAAGAGGTTGCCCTGCTGGCCCTCTTGGATTCCCGTGCCCAGAATTTCAGCGTACAACCCCTCTATCGAAACGGCGAATACGGCGAGATGGCAAGCAAAGGCTGGCTCAGTGACGAAGCGGTGATGCTTGGCATCCTGCTTCCGAAGTTGTCGTTGGACTGGGAGCAATTGCGCGGGATTCCGACCGAAGAACACTGGCTCCATGCGCTGGAAGCTGCCAAGAAACAGGGCTTGCTGCCGCTTGGCACCGGGGAAGACCAAATTCGGAACCTGCTCGCCGTAACCCGAGCAAACGATGAAGCGCTGCGCACCTACCAACCGCAGCCGTATCAGGGAGATCTCTTGCTCTTCTGCGGCGAAGACGGTTTCGCCAAGCAGTTCGGGGAACCTGAATTGGGCTGGGGCGACTTGGTTTCCGGGAGATTCGAAGCGGTGCAGGTGCCCGGCAATCACCACAGCATCATGACGGGAACGAACGTCGAGGCCGTCGCACGACATTTGCAAAAACGTCTCCGTGAGTTGTAA
- a CDS encoding HpcH/HpaI aldolase family protein, whose translation MTTFKQQLLSGNSLYGTWLRIPHPTIVEIIGRSGFDFLHLDMEHGPIGNNEVDTLLLAANATGTPTLVRVPHVDESLIGRVLDLGATGVIIPRINGAKDAQAAISAAFFAPMGQRGLGGACRANGYGAVGFQEFATQANDTTNLILQIETKQAVERIDEILEVSAAAVDLYFIGPADLSQSLGVPGQFDDPLLQETIQWLVKRIKKRGKEIGIHLPHPSMRQHYADLGIRYFTSSFDIGIVSEGAKSLLKACKQE comes from the coding sequence ATGACGACCTTCAAACAACAGCTCCTCTCAGGGAATTCTCTCTACGGAACTTGGTTGCGAATTCCCCATCCGACGATTGTTGAAATCATCGGCAGAAGCGGTTTTGACTTCCTCCATCTCGACATGGAGCACGGGCCGATCGGGAACAACGAAGTGGATACGCTGCTCCTCGCCGCGAATGCAACGGGGACTCCGACGCTGGTGCGAGTGCCGCACGTGGACGAATCCTTGATCGGGCGCGTGCTGGACCTTGGAGCTACGGGCGTCATCATCCCGAGAATCAACGGTGCCAAAGACGCGCAGGCTGCGATCTCCGCCGCATTTTTCGCCCCGATGGGTCAGCGCGGGCTCGGGGGAGCCTGTCGGGCCAACGGGTACGGTGCGGTCGGGTTTCAGGAATTTGCAACACAGGCGAACGACACCACCAACCTGATCTTGCAAATCGAGACCAAACAAGCGGTGGAGCGGATCGACGAGATCCTGGAAGTTTCCGCTGCGGCGGTTGATCTGTACTTCATCGGTCCGGCAGACTTGTCGCAATCCCTGGGCGTGCCGGGGCAGTTTGACGACCCGCTCTTGCAAGAAACGATCCAATGGCTGGTCAAGCGCATCAAAAAAAGGGGCAAGGAGATCGGCATCCACCTGCCCCACCCGAGCATGCGCCAACACTACGCAGACTTGGGAATCCGCTACTTCACCTCTTCGTTCGACATCGGAATCGTCTCCGAAGGGGCGAAATCACTGCTCAAGGCGTGCAAGCAGGAATAA
- a CDS encoding sodium:proton antiporter — MENFSLLALVFVLGLRHGLDADHLACIDGLTRYNLRQGRKTARWVGTLFSFGHGLVVATVAIILSMISKDFTFPDYFDTIVTWISVVSLALIGCLNAMNLIRNRSEQADFSVQGIKGRFIPRVARETTNPFLIIGIGGMFALAADTVSQTSVWALASGNADGYLPYVLGLTFMAGMMLTDTIDSLVAYRMLTQSGKLGRTASKVMGWVIVALAFGVSFYEAFTYFNPWAELDFEVVGVVIFCALLICFGGVRLVSSRNTTVTNE; from the coding sequence ATGGAAAATTTCTCGTTGCTTGCACTGGTATTCGTACTCGGTTTGCGTCACGGCTTGGACGCAGACCATCTGGCTTGTATTGACGGGTTGACCCGCTATAACTTGCGCCAAGGCAGAAAAACGGCGCGCTGGGTCGGCACCCTGTTCTCATTCGGTCACGGCTTGGTGGTAGCGACGGTCGCCATCATTTTGTCGATGATCTCCAAGGACTTCACGTTCCCCGACTACTTCGATACGATCGTCACTTGGATTTCTGTCGTTTCGCTCGCTTTGATCGGCTGCTTGAACGCGATGAACCTGATTCGAAACCGCTCGGAACAGGCCGATTTTTCCGTTCAGGGGATCAAGGGGAGATTCATCCCGCGTGTCGCCCGCGAAACGACCAACCCGTTCCTGATCATCGGGATCGGGGGGATGTTCGCTCTCGCAGCCGATACGGTTTCTCAGACTTCGGTCTGGGCGCTGGCATCCGGCAATGCGGACGGCTATTTGCCGTATGTACTGGGGCTTACGTTCATGGCGGGGATGATGTTGACCGATACGATCGACTCGTTGGTTGCGTATCGGATGTTGACCCAGTCGGGGAAGCTCGGACGCACCGCTTCCAAAGTGATGGGCTGGGTGATCGTCGCGCTTGCTTTCGGGGTTTCGTTCTATGAGGCGTTTACCTACTTCAATCCGTGGGCGGAGTTGGACTTTGAAGTGGTTGGAGTTGTGATCTTCTGCGCCTTGCTGATTTGCTTTGGCGGCGTTCGTTTGGTGTCGAGTAGGAATACGACGGTCACCAATGAATAG
- a CDS encoding sodium:proton antiporter, translating into MDAFSWLALVFVLGLRHGLDADHLAFIDGLARHNLHLGRRITPWVGTLFSFGHGLVVATVAVILAEISRDFTYPDYFDIIGTWVSIGSLALVGGLNLVNLLRNSSEQTDFAPQGIKGRFLPRAARETTNPFLIILTGGVFALAADTVTQTSVWALAAGHADQRFLPLLLGLAFMVGMMLTDTVDSLVAYRLLAKSGRFGRTASKAMGWLIVVLAFGVSFYESFTWFHPGAEIDFEVVGVVLFALLALSFGGVRWILRKKTVLP; encoded by the coding sequence ATGGATGCATTTTCATGGCTTGCACTCGTCTTTGTACTCGGTCTCCGGCATGGGCTGGACGCAGATCATCTCGCTTTTATCGATGGGTTGGCACGGCATAACCTGCACTTGGGGCGGAGAATCACGCCTTGGGTGGGGACTTTGTTTTCCTTTGGCCACGGATTGGTGGTGGCAACGGTCGCCGTCATTTTGGCTGAGATTTCTCGGGACTTCACGTATCCCGACTATTTTGACATCATCGGCACGTGGGTCTCGATTGGGTCGCTGGCGCTCGTCGGTGGTTTGAATCTGGTGAATCTGCTTCGAAATTCCTCGGAGCAAACCGACTTCGCCCCGCAGGGAATCAAGGGACGATTCCTACCGCGAGCGGCGCGTGAGACGACCAATCCGTTTTTGATCATCTTGACGGGGGGCGTGTTTGCGCTGGCGGCCGATACGGTCACGCAGACTTCGGTCTGGGCGCTGGCAGCGGGACATGCGGATCAGAGGTTTCTTCCCTTGCTCTTGGGACTTGCGTTTATGGTCGGGATGATGCTGACCGATACGGTCGATTCGCTGGTTGCCTACCGGTTGTTGGCGAAGTCCGGCCGATTCGGTCGAACCGCTTCGAAAGCGATGGGGTGGCTGATCGTCGTGTTGGCGTTCGGGGTGTCTTTTTATGAGTCTTTCACGTGGTTTCATCCTGGGGCGGAGATCGACTTTGAAGTGGTTGGGGTTGTTTTGTTTGCCTTGCTGGCGCTGAGTTTCGGCGGGGTTCGTTGGATCTTGAGAAAAAAGACCGTGCTCCCTTAG
- a CDS encoding MFS transporter, whose translation MERMSLLREPKQRKLLFSAGLSWMFDAMDVGMISFIVAALAVEWKLGAQQIGLLTAINSIGMAAGAAVAGVLADRYGRRAVLVWTLLIFSAASGVSALAGSFAILCVLRFIAGFGLGGELPVASTLVSESVPIRERGRAVVLLESFWAAGWIVAALISYFVIPDYGWRTAFVISAIPALYALYVRQAIEDSPRFTELQSERVPLGKRLALVWSAEHRRSTITLWILWFTVVFSYYGMFLWLPTIMVMKGLTLVKSFEYVLIMTLAQLPGYFTAAYLIERFGRKFVLVTYLLLTAASAVWMALSLSAGSMMAAGICLSFFNLGAWGGMYAYTPELYPTAVRSTGVGLAASFGRIGGVIGPYLVGMLVAQKTALTSIFLIFFVAILLGAFAVLFLGKETKGTDPDRM comes from the coding sequence ATGGAGAGAATGTCTCTCCTGCGCGAACCGAAGCAACGGAAACTGCTGTTCAGCGCGGGACTTAGCTGGATGTTCGACGCGATGGACGTGGGGATGATCTCGTTTATCGTGGCGGCACTGGCGGTGGAATGGAAGTTGGGCGCGCAGCAGATCGGACTGCTGACCGCGATCAATTCAATTGGGATGGCGGCGGGCGCGGCGGTTGCAGGCGTGCTCGCCGACCGCTACGGACGTCGGGCCGTTCTGGTCTGGACGTTGCTGATCTTCTCCGCCGCAAGCGGCGTGTCCGCACTGGCGGGAAGCTTTGCCATTCTCTGTGTGCTGCGTTTCATCGCAGGCTTTGGCTTGGGAGGTGAGCTTCCTGTCGCATCGACGCTCGTCTCCGAATCGGTGCCGATTCGGGAGCGCGGGCGTGCCGTCGTTCTGCTCGAAAGCTTCTGGGCGGCAGGTTGGATCGTGGCGGCGTTGATCTCGTACTTCGTGATCCCCGACTACGGATGGCGCACGGCGTTTGTGATCTCGGCGATCCCGGCGTTGTACGCGTTGTACGTGAGACAAGCCATCGAAGATTCGCCGCGTTTTACCGAGTTGCAAAGCGAGAGGGTGCCGCTTGGGAAGCGGCTGGCGCTGGTCTGGTCGGCGGAGCACCGCAGATCGACGATCACGCTGTGGATTTTGTGGTTCACCGTGGTGTTCTCCTACTACGGCATGTTCCTCTGGCTGCCCACGATTATGGTCATGAAGGGCCTCACCCTCGTCAAAAGTTTCGAATACGTCCTGATCATGACTCTCGCGCAACTTCCCGGCTATTTCACCGCCGCGTACTTGATCGAGCGATTCGGTCGTAAGTTCGTGCTGGTCACGTACTTGCTCCTGACCGCCGCCAGCGCCGTTTGGATGGCCCTGTCGCTGAGTGCCGGGTCGATGATGGCGGCGGGAATTTGCCTCTCGTTCTTCAACCTCGGGGCTTGGGGCGGGATGTATGCGTACACGCCGGAGTTGTATCCAACCGCCGTTCGTTCCACGGGAGTTGGACTGGCGGCCTCGTTTGGTCGCATCGGCGGCGTCATCGGGCCGTACCTCGTCGGGATGCTGGTCGCGCAAAAAACGGCGCTCACCTCGATCTTCCTGATCTTCTTCGTCGCGATCCTCCTCGGAGCGTTCGCCGTGCTGTTCCTCGGCAAAGAAACCAAGGGAACAGACCCCGACCGCATGTAA